From a region of the Aeoliella mucimassa genome:
- a CDS encoding PEP-CTERM sorting domain-containing protein produces the protein MQVIRACCVAVAIIGLAANTEASLQLKAPTWNGAGSAITANDAFTVGVIDDGIPPSNTDDYINNLITLTTIAPGNVILVGDVDDFDDDQSYYRSANTFSSLPAAVQQLVRTTGSANQTVSQRYEYITGKYGNEAIIVWRLDADDWAAAENGNGGYDFVLPAEFLTSSNGGGLSHIRGFNRIANDTIPEPATMLVWTGLGLVGAVVAYRRKR, from the coding sequence ATGCAGGTTATACGAGCATGTTGTGTAGCGGTTGCCATCATCGGCTTAGCCGCTAATACCGAAGCGAGCCTTCAACTCAAGGCTCCCACTTGGAATGGGGCTGGCAGCGCCATTACCGCAAATGATGCATTTACGGTTGGCGTCATCGATGACGGAATACCTCCGTCCAACACCGATGACTACATCAACAATCTCATCACGCTGACGACCATTGCCCCTGGCAACGTGATCCTCGTTGGCGATGTTGATGATTTCGACGACGATCAAAGCTACTATCGAAGTGCGAACACTTTCAGCAGTCTCCCTGCCGCAGTCCAGCAGTTGGTACGCACTACAGGGAGTGCCAATCAAACCGTTTCCCAGAGATACGAGTACATCACTGGCAAGTATGGGAACGAAGCCATCATTGTTTGGCGTCTGGATGCTGATGATTGGGCCGCTGCTGAGAACGGCAACGGAGGCTATGACTTTGTGTTGCCTGCCGAGTTCTTAACAAGTTCAAATGGCGGAGGGCTCTCTCACATTCGTGGTTTCAACAGGATCGCTAATGACACCATCCCCGAACCGGCGACCATGCTGGTTTGGACGGGACTTGGCCTGGTTGGGGCTGTCGTGGCTTACCGCCGTAAACGATAG